One window of the Granulicella arctica genome contains the following:
- a CDS encoding bifunctional YncE family protein/alkaline phosphatase family protein gives MRVFWITTFIGVTVLGAGQSIVAQHRDLPTSKQIVGVVPGSPKRLNSLPMSMAVSPDGRYVVTVNAGYGTFESGYMQSLAVMDTRTGAVADFPDDRTLVGAKQTLYSGLAFSADGKHVYASMGSETDPLGAQGDDAGSGVVVYGFADGKIVRERMIKIGMQQLAGGRRTKLVGGVDGSLGVPFPAAIAVVGQRLLVADNLSDDVLLMDAATGAVVTRFDLAESDAVPSTYPVALAVTKDGSRAFVALWNASEVVELDLAKGTVGRKLALLKPPSAIAPGTHPCALEIAADGKTMYVALSNRDAVAALNVGAGQFSVKGYFDTRLPRQTYFGAEPEALAMNADGSRLYVANSASDAVAVIDVKKLTAKAAKQGMVEPIGFVPTEWMPMSMAFSGSKLYVATAKGHGTGPNPLPMRSTDASAGRRFLRKYTYIGTLLYGSLAAIDAGEMETGLKASTQVVLESNRMKAAEEKIAFAGGGDASRIKHVIYIIKENRTYDQVFGDLKKDGKPVGNGDPSLTMYGEAVTPNQHKLALQFGVLDNFFDSGEVSGDGHVWSTAAIGTDYLEKTWQQSYRGNERSYDFEGVVAEGYPLLQRIPDVNEPSSGYLWGNLASHGKTYYHFGEFISTVFCGEKKTANPQQGPMLEGQTCAKKEIAPGEALPEAWGGGVNKWPWGIPLMASNIATKPELVGHFATEAPDFALKVPDQVRVNIFEKHLAGWVKDKEQGQDTMPNFVMLRLGNDHTAGTTPGSPTPKASIADNDLAIGRAVEAISHSPFWDDTAFFILEDDAQDGGDHVDAHRSLALVISKYAPHAGAGESAFVDSRFYSTVSVIRTMETLLGLPPMNNNDAFSSMISPEFTGPGDQAPFNVDARNRENGLIYTANTKTAPGAKESMKMDFRHADRADAQKLNVILWKDAMGDQAVPTSLTERRKNRKKDDDD, from the coding sequence ATGCGAGTTTTCTGGATAACGACGTTTATCGGCGTGACGGTTTTGGGTGCGGGTCAGAGCATCGTGGCGCAGCATCGCGACCTGCCGACGAGTAAACAGATTGTGGGTGTGGTGCCGGGTTCGCCGAAACGGCTGAACAGCCTGCCGATGTCGATGGCTGTGTCGCCGGATGGCCGCTACGTGGTCACGGTGAACGCGGGGTATGGGACGTTTGAGTCGGGGTATATGCAGTCGCTCGCGGTGATGGATACGCGGACGGGTGCGGTGGCTGACTTTCCGGATGACCGGACGCTGGTGGGTGCGAAGCAGACGCTGTATTCGGGGCTGGCGTTCAGCGCGGATGGCAAGCATGTGTACGCGAGCATGGGGTCGGAGACGGACCCGCTTGGGGCGCAGGGCGACGATGCCGGGAGCGGTGTGGTCGTGTACGGGTTTGCGGACGGGAAGATTGTTCGGGAGCGAATGATCAAGATCGGCATGCAGCAGTTGGCGGGCGGTCGGCGGACGAAGCTTGTGGGTGGTGTGGATGGGAGTCTGGGCGTGCCGTTTCCGGCGGCGATTGCGGTGGTGGGGCAGCGGCTGCTGGTGGCGGATAATCTCTCGGATGATGTGTTGCTGATGGATGCGGCGACGGGTGCGGTGGTGACGCGGTTCGATCTGGCGGAGAGCGATGCTGTGCCTTCAACCTATCCGGTGGCGCTGGCGGTGACTAAAGATGGAAGCCGTGCGTTTGTGGCGCTCTGGAATGCGAGTGAGGTGGTGGAGCTTGATCTTGCGAAGGGAACTGTGGGTCGCAAGCTGGCGCTGTTGAAGCCACCGAGCGCGATTGCTCCGGGGACGCATCCCTGTGCTCTTGAGATTGCCGCGGATGGCAAGACGATGTACGTGGCGTTATCGAACCGGGATGCTGTGGCTGCTTTGAATGTCGGGGCTGGGCAGTTTTCGGTGAAGGGCTACTTCGATACGCGGTTGCCACGGCAGACTTACTTTGGGGCGGAGCCTGAGGCATTGGCTATGAACGCGGATGGCAGCCGGCTGTACGTGGCGAACTCGGCCAGTGATGCTGTGGCGGTGATCGACGTAAAGAAGCTGACGGCGAAGGCGGCGAAGCAGGGGATGGTGGAGCCTATTGGCTTTGTGCCTACGGAGTGGATGCCGATGTCGATGGCCTTCAGTGGGAGCAAGCTGTATGTAGCTACCGCGAAGGGGCATGGGACGGGGCCGAATCCGTTGCCGATGCGGTCTACGGACGCTTCGGCGGGGAGGCGGTTTTTGCGGAAGTACACGTATATCGGGACGCTGCTGTATGGGTCGCTGGCGGCGATCGATGCGGGTGAGATGGAGACAGGGCTGAAGGCGTCGACACAGGTGGTGCTGGAGTCGAACCGGATGAAGGCGGCGGAAGAGAAAATTGCGTTTGCGGGTGGCGGCGATGCCAGCCGGATCAAGCATGTGATCTACATCATCAAGGAGAACCGGACCTATGACCAGGTCTTCGGCGACCTGAAGAAGGATGGGAAGCCGGTGGGGAATGGTGACCCCAGCCTAACGATGTATGGGGAGGCCGTGACGCCGAATCAGCATAAGCTGGCGCTGCAGTTTGGGGTGCTCGATAACTTCTTCGACTCGGGTGAGGTCTCGGGTGACGGGCATGTGTGGTCGACGGCGGCGATCGGTACGGACTACCTCGAAAAGACGTGGCAGCAGAGCTACCGGGGCAATGAACGGTCGTATGACTTTGAGGGTGTGGTGGCGGAGGGGTATCCGCTGCTTCAAAGGATCCCGGACGTGAATGAGCCGTCGAGCGGCTACCTTTGGGGGAACCTGGCTTCGCACGGGAAGACGTACTACCACTTCGGGGAGTTCATCTCGACTGTCTTCTGCGGGGAGAAGAAGACGGCTAACCCGCAGCAGGGGCCGATGCTTGAAGGACAGACCTGCGCGAAGAAGGAGATCGCTCCGGGCGAGGCGCTGCCGGAGGCGTGGGGCGGCGGGGTGAACAAGTGGCCGTGGGGGATTCCGCTGATGGCGTCGAATATTGCGACAAAGCCGGAGCTGGTGGGACACTTCGCTACGGAGGCTCCGGACTTTGCGCTGAAGGTGCCGGACCAGGTGCGGGTGAACATCTTTGAGAAGCACCTTGCGGGCTGGGTGAAGGATAAGGAGCAGGGGCAGGACACGATGCCGAACTTCGTGATGCTGCGGCTGGGCAACGATCACACGGCGGGGACGACGCCGGGTTCGCCTACGCCGAAGGCTTCGATTGCGGACAATGACCTGGCGATTGGGAGAGCGGTGGAGGCTATCTCGCACTCGCCGTTCTGGGACGATACGGCGTTCTTCATTCTTGAGGACGATGCGCAGGATGGTGGCGACCATGTGGATGCGCATCGGAGCCTGGCACTGGTGATCAGCAAGTATGCCCCGCATGCGGGGGCGGGTGAGAGCGCGTTTGTGGACAGCCGCTTCTACTCGACGGTGAGCGTGATTCGGACGATGGAGACGCTGCTGGGTCTGCCCCCGATGAATAATAATGATGCGTTCAGTTCGATGATTTCGCCGGAGTTTACGGGGCCGGGGGACCAGGCTCCGTTCAACGTGGATGCAAGGAATCGGGAGAATGGGCTGATCTATACGGCGAACACGAAGACGGCACCGGGCGCGAAGGAGTCGATGAAGATGGACTTTCGCCATGCGGATCGAGCGGATGCACAGAAGCTGAACGTTATTCTGTGGAAGGATGCAATGGGCGATCAGGCTGTGCCGACGTCCCTGACGGAGCGAAGGAAGAACAGGAAGAAGGATGACGATGACTGA
- a CDS encoding type I phosphomannose isomerase catalytic subunit, with amino-acid sequence MTELTKLAPFRLAPYFSERIWGKKSLEPWYASTGTTELVGEAWLTGPASVIETGELAGKTLAEAIREDADAVIGPKGDREFPLLVKILFPNEKLSVQVHPDDVQAQAIGQPRGKTECWYVLEAEPGASVMLGLTPGAGPDQVRAAVAGGTMEQLMQHVPVAVGDMVFVDAGTVHAIAPGVTLLETQQTSDTTYRLYDYGRPRELHVEQSLGVMKTTTKAGKIAPHAMDGFTRLIDEQYFSVDRFDLAGGSLEVAMESVGCLVGLKGTGSVDGVEFKAGQAVIVPLGLGKVQVEAKADFAFARCLSPVS; translated from the coding sequence ATGACTGAGTTGACGAAGCTTGCACCATTTCGGTTGGCGCCCTATTTTAGCGAGCGCATCTGGGGAAAGAAGAGCCTGGAGCCGTGGTACGCCTCGACGGGCACGACGGAGCTTGTGGGTGAGGCGTGGCTGACCGGGCCTGCGTCCGTAATTGAGACCGGCGAGCTGGCAGGGAAGACGCTCGCGGAGGCGATACGCGAGGACGCTGACGCGGTGATTGGACCGAAGGGCGACCGGGAGTTTCCGCTGCTGGTGAAGATTTTGTTTCCGAATGAGAAGCTGTCGGTGCAGGTGCATCCGGATGACGTGCAGGCGCAGGCGATTGGGCAGCCGCGCGGGAAGACGGAGTGCTGGTATGTGCTGGAGGCGGAGCCGGGCGCTTCGGTGATGCTTGGGCTGACGCCGGGAGCAGGGCCGGACCAGGTGCGGGCGGCCGTGGCGGGCGGCACGATGGAGCAGTTGATGCAGCATGTGCCGGTGGCCGTCGGGGATATGGTGTTTGTCGATGCGGGAACGGTGCATGCGATTGCGCCGGGCGTGACGTTGCTGGAGACGCAGCAGACTTCGGATACGACCTATCGGCTGTATGACTACGGGCGGCCGCGTGAGCTGCATGTCGAGCAGAGCCTTGGCGTGATGAAGACAACTACGAAGGCGGGGAAGATCGCGCCACACGCTATGGATGGCTTTACAAGGCTGATCGATGAGCAGTATTTTTCTGTGGACCGTTTTGATCTTGCGGGCGGCTCTCTTGAGGTGGCGATGGAAAGTGTTGGCTGTCTCGTGGGATTGAAGGGCACGGGCTCGGTGGATGGCGTAGAGTTCAAGGCTGGACAGGCGGTGATCGTGCCGCTTGGTCTTGGCAAGGTACAGGTTGAAGCGAAGGCGGACTTTGCGTTTGCGCGCTGCCTGTCGCCGGTCAGCTAG
- a CDS encoding VOC family protein, with amino-acid sequence MAQLKAVPDGYHSIQPYLIFKNTVEAIAFYTEAFGAKERLCMKNENGSVGHAEIEIGDCCIMMADESEKMEAFGTEHYGGSPINLMLYAEDCDAVYAKAIAAGAVSVREPADQPYGDRMSGVKDPFGYKWWIATNIKYMTRDELERLG; translated from the coding sequence ATGGCGCAGTTGAAAGCAGTCCCGGATGGGTATCACAGCATCCAGCCGTACCTGATCTTCAAGAATACGGTGGAGGCGATTGCCTTCTATACAGAGGCGTTCGGCGCGAAGGAGCGCCTCTGCATGAAGAATGAGAACGGCAGTGTAGGTCATGCAGAGATCGAGATTGGCGACTGCTGCATCATGATGGCGGATGAGAGCGAGAAGATGGAGGCGTTCGGGACGGAGCACTATGGCGGCTCACCGATCAACCTGATGCTCTACGCCGAGGACTGCGACGCGGTGTACGCGAAGGCGATTGCGGCGGGCGCGGTGAGCGTGCGTGAGCCTGCCGATCAGCCGTATGGAGATCGGATGAGCGGCGTGAAGGACCCGTTCGGTTATAAGTGGTGGATCGCTACAAATATCAAGTACATGACACGAGATGAGTTGGAGCGGCTTGGATAG
- a CDS encoding cytosine permease: protein MSKNRFRVHGVSNSLWNEDLAPVAREDRRWGLWDLCSVWLAAAVGVPAWLLAGGLVASGMTAGQAAGTLLVGSVLALLPMGLSGAGGITFGVPSTVLLRASFGVIGARVPAVLRALVSSGWFGIQCWIGGLAMYAVLRLMMPGIHAEAKACCFAVFWVASVALAVWMPLRGRAVREGSTLLLLAGAVGLLLMIGMGARPGEALEGALNVVPCDETQMQLFRKILGGSLTAVFGFWSVVVLTASDVTRHMRTQGVGGRRPWAGSFFQLVGVAAVLAVVIMMPGVLVWNPVDLILRLHQPVLATLGLVAVAVGTMGANLSMNVVEPAAVFSGLRPKAISPRMGAVIVGLVGMVAMPWRLTADPARYVGGWLLVVSGILGPVAGVMIMDYFVVRRRSLDVEGLYVRGGQYEYSAGFNVRALRAMAAGMIVAFAGLLFPRLHLLFEYAWFVGFGVAALVYLALMSGPAERASISPTPLLIPMQGFEGEGA from the coding sequence GTGTCGAAGAATCGATTTCGTGTTCATGGTGTATCGAACAGCCTTTGGAATGAAGACCTGGCTCCGGTGGCGCGTGAGGACCGGAGGTGGGGGCTCTGGGACCTGTGCTCGGTGTGGCTGGCGGCTGCGGTAGGGGTGCCGGCATGGTTGCTCGCGGGCGGACTGGTTGCGTCCGGGATGACTGCGGGGCAAGCGGCTGGGACGCTGCTGGTGGGGAGCGTGCTCGCGCTTCTGCCGATGGGGTTGAGTGGAGCTGGCGGGATCACGTTCGGGGTGCCATCGACGGTGCTGTTGCGGGCAAGCTTCGGGGTGATCGGCGCGCGTGTGCCTGCGGTGCTGCGGGCGCTGGTGTCGTCGGGATGGTTCGGGATTCAGTGCTGGATTGGTGGACTGGCGATGTATGCCGTGCTGCGACTGATGATGCCCGGCATCCATGCGGAGGCGAAGGCCTGCTGCTTTGCGGTCTTCTGGGTGGCGAGTGTGGCACTTGCGGTGTGGATGCCTCTCAGGGGCCGCGCGGTGCGGGAGGGAAGTACGCTGCTTCTGCTGGCGGGGGCGGTGGGGCTGTTGCTGATGATTGGCATGGGCGCTCGGCCGGGAGAGGCTCTCGAAGGTGCATTGAACGTTGTACCGTGCGACGAGACGCAGATGCAGCTCTTCCGGAAGATCCTTGGCGGATCGCTGACGGCGGTGTTTGGCTTCTGGAGCGTGGTCGTCCTGACGGCTTCTGATGTGACGCGGCATATGAGAACACAGGGAGTTGGAGGGCGTCGACCATGGGCAGGGTCGTTCTTTCAACTTGTCGGCGTGGCGGCGGTTCTGGCGGTGGTGATCATGATGCCGGGAGTCCTGGTTTGGAACCCTGTCGATTTGATCCTGAGGCTGCATCAGCCGGTTCTTGCGACGCTGGGGCTGGTTGCTGTCGCGGTGGGGACTATGGGGGCGAATTTATCAATGAATGTAGTGGAGCCTGCGGCAGTCTTTTCTGGCTTGCGACCGAAGGCAATTTCTCCGCGGATGGGAGCGGTGATTGTTGGGCTGGTCGGGATGGTCGCTATGCCGTGGCGCTTGACGGCTGATCCGGCCAGGTATGTGGGCGGATGGTTGTTGGTGGTGTCGGGCATACTGGGGCCAGTCGCCGGGGTGATGATTATGGACTACTTCGTGGTGCGGCGGCGTTCGCTCGATGTGGAGGGCTTGTATGTGCGAGGCGGGCAGTATGAATACAGCGCTGGCTTCAATGTACGGGCGCTGCGGGCGATGGCAGCGGGGATGATTGTGGCGTTTGCAGGACTATTGTTTCCGCGGCTGCACTTGCTGTTTGAGTATGCGTGGTTCGTCGGCTTTGGGGTGGCGGCGCTGGTGTATCTGGCGCTGATGAGTGGGCCTGCGGAACGGGCGTCGATTTCACCGACGCCACTGCTGATCCCGATGCAGGGATTTGAAGGTGAAGGCGCTTGA